One part of the Sesamum indicum cultivar Zhongzhi No. 13 linkage group LG14, S_indicum_v1.0, whole genome shotgun sequence genome encodes these proteins:
- the LOC105176743 gene encoding glycine-rich RNA-binding protein 2, mitochondrial isoform X1, translating to MAMRAAATAAISANSRMGRGLSALFSSSSFPFNLPQAKVEKPPPAEPSTNLFVSGLSKRTTTEGLRDAFAKFGEVVHAKVVTDRVSGYSKGFGFVQYATIEHAEAGIKGMDGQFLDGWVIFAEYARPRPPLPPLNNGPPYGQR from the exons ATGGCGATGAGGGCGGCGGCGACGGCTGCGATTTCCGCCAATTCTCGGATGGGGAGGGGATTAAGCGCCTTGTTCTCTTCTTCAAGCTTTCCTTTTAATCTCCCCCAGGCTAAAGTCGAGAAGCCTCCTCCCGCTGAGCCTTCTACCAATCTCTTCGTCTCTG GGCTTAGCAAACGTACAACAACAGAAGGCCTTCGTGATGCATTTGCTAAGTTTGGTGAAGTCGTCCATG CTAAAGTAGTGACTGATCGTGTATCTGGCTACTCGAAGGGTTTTGGGTTTGTACAATATGCGACTATAGAACACGCTGAAGCAGGGATCAAGGGCATGGATGGCCAG TTTTTGGATGGTTGGGTTATTTTTGCGGAGTATGCAAGACCAAGACCTCCGCTGCCCCCTCTGAACAATGGACCTCCTTATGGCCAGCGGTGA
- the LOC105176743 gene encoding glycine-rich RNA-binding protein 2, mitochondrial isoform X2, with protein MAMRAAATAAISANSRMGRGLSALFSSSSFPFNLPQAKVEKPPPAEPSTNLFVSGLSKRTTTEGLRDAFAKFGEVVHAKVVTDRVSGYSKGFGFVQYATIEHAEAGIKGMDGQFCL; from the exons ATGGCGATGAGGGCGGCGGCGACGGCTGCGATTTCCGCCAATTCTCGGATGGGGAGGGGATTAAGCGCCTTGTTCTCTTCTTCAAGCTTTCCTTTTAATCTCCCCCAGGCTAAAGTCGAGAAGCCTCCTCCCGCTGAGCCTTCTACCAATCTCTTCGTCTCTG GGCTTAGCAAACGTACAACAACAGAAGGCCTTCGTGATGCATTTGCTAAGTTTGGTGAAGTCGTCCATG CTAAAGTAGTGACTGATCGTGTATCTGGCTACTCGAAGGGTTTTGGGTTTGTACAATATGCGACTATAGAACACGCTGAAGCAGGGATCAAGGGCATGGATGGCCAG ttttgtttgtAG
- the LOC105176744 gene encoding 60S ribosomal protein L8-1 yields the protein MGRVIRAQRKGAGSVFKSHTHHRKGPARFRSLDFGERNGYLKGVVTEIIHDPGRGAPLARVTFRHPFRFQHQKELFVAAEGMYTGQFVYCGKKANLVVGNVLPLRSIPEGAVVCNVEHHVGDRGVFARASGDYAIVISHNPDNGTTRIKLPSGAKKIVPSGCRAMVGQVAGGGRTEKPLLKAGNAYHKFRVKRNSWPKVRGVAMNPVEHPHGGGNHQHIGHASTVRRDAPPGQKVGLIAARRTGRLRGQAAATAAKADKGA from the exons ATGGGTCGTGTGATCCGAGCACAGCGTAAGGGAGCCGGGTCCGTTTTCAAGTCCCACACCCACCACCGCAAGGGCCCGGCCCGGTTCCGCTCCCTCGACTTCGGCGAGCGCAATGGCTACCTCAAGGGCGTCGTCACCGAGATCATCCATGACCCTGGCCGCGGCGCCCCGCTTGCCCGAGTTACCTTCCGCCACCCCTTCCGGTTCCAGCACCAGAAGGAGCTCTTTGTTGCCGCCGAGGGTATGTACACAGGCCAGTTTGTCTACTGCGGGAAGAAGGCCAACCTCGTCGTCGGCAACGTCTTGCCGCTGAGATCTATTCCTGAGGGTGCCGTCGTTTGCAACGTCGAGCATCATGTGGGAGACCGTGGAGTTTTCGCCAGGGCTTCTGGGGATTACGCTATTGTCATCTCCCACAACCCGGACAATGGAACCACTAG GATTAAGCTGCCATCAGGAGCCAAGAAGATTGTGCCTAGTGGTTGCCGTGCCATGGTTGGCCAGGTTGCTGGCGGTGGACGTACCGAGAAACCACTTTTGAAGGCTGGAAATGCATATCATAAGTTCAGAGTGAAGAGGAACTCATGGCCCAAGGTTCGTGGTGTTGCTATGAATCCTGTGGAGCATCCTCATGGTGGTGGTAACCATCAACACATTGGTCATGCCAGCACTGTTCGTCGGGATGCCCCGCCTGGACAAAAGGTTGGTCTCATTGCTGCCAGAAGAACTGGTCGTCTCCGTGGTCAAGCTGCTGCTACAGCTGCTAAAGCGGATAAGGGTGCTTAG